A portion of the Chiloscyllium punctatum isolate Juve2018m chromosome 5, sChiPun1.3, whole genome shotgun sequence genome contains these proteins:
- the aoc1 gene encoding diamine oxidase [copper-containing], protein MRGILRLQLACFWTLLIWSDVSFQYPQTTDKCQNTASVFAQLHPTEMRAVRTFLLSQKHLNLSTAKSQTLKKNYIFLIQLQMPKKHHVLSFLRGTGCVPKRNAKVVIFFGAEPAPNVTEFTVGPLPRPTYYHTVPLGGNRPIKYASRPITTLEYTLLLEKLVEVTKPATLLLKESNGFWWTNCSDHCLTFTDAAPRGQRSGDRKTWFILQRDVEGFFIHPIGFEILLNHESLNPQDWLVEKVWFHGEYFDSVDQLVWSYNLGKVNISPLPEYQSQGLYSSYTPREHFQSRTEIPGPKLYQPQGQRYTVQGNAVHYSGWSFAFRSQVTTGLQLFNVQFNDEPIAYEISVQEAIAFYSGQSPAGMQTKYIDTAWGMGSMNYELAKGIDCPEIATYRDVHHFVDTDQPIRYKNALCIFEYPTGVPLRRHFDNNFKGSFNFYGGLEGHVLVIRSTSTVYNYDYLWDFIFYQNGVIEVKVHTTGYIHSTFFTPDGVNYGTKVHGYVLGNLHTHLIHYKVDLDVAGRFYTW, encoded by the coding sequence ATGAGGGGTATACTGAGACTCCAACTGGCCTGTTTCTGGACACTATTGATTTGGAGTGATGTTAGTTTCCAATATCCTCAGACCACAGACAAGTGCCAAAATACAGCGTCAGTCTTTGCTCAGCTCCATCCCACCGAGATGAGGGCAGTTAGAACCTTCCTGCTGTCCCAGAAACACCTCAACCTTTCAACTGCAAAAAGTCAGACACTCAAGAAAAATTATATCTTCCTCATTCAACTGCAGATGCCCAAGAAGCACCACGTTCTCAGTTTCCTGAGGGGAACTGGCTGTGTCCCCAAGCGGAATGCCAAGGTGGTCATCTTTTTTGGTGCTGAGCCAGCGCCCAATGTGACTGAGTTCACCGTCGGCCCATTACCAAGACCCACCTATTACCACACTGTGCCGCTGGGGGGGAACCGGCCAATAAAGTATGCTTCACGCCCAATAACAACACTGGAGTATACCCTCCTTCTTGAGAAATTGGTGGAGGTAACCAAACCTGCAACCCTCCTCCTGAAGGAATCCAATGGATTCTGGTGGACTAACTGCAGTGACCACTGCCTGACCTTCACCGATGCTGCTCCCAGGGGTCAGAGGTCAGGAGACAGGAAGACGTGGTTCATTCTGCAGCGAGACGTGGAAGGCTTTTTCATTCACCCAATCGGCTTTGAGATTCTGTTGAACCATGAGTCTCTGAATCCCCAGGATTGGCTGGTGGAGAAGGTTTGGTTTCATGGGGAGTACTTTGACAGTGTGGACCAGCTGGTCTGGAGTTATAACCTGGGCAAGGTGAACATTTCCCCACTGCCGGAATATCAGAGCCAGGGCCTTTATTCCAGCTACACCCCCAGAGAGCACTTCCAGAGCCGCACTGAGATTCCTGGGCCCAAGCTGTACCAGCCCCAAGGGCAGAGGTACACGGTGCAAGGGAACGCAGTCCACTATTCTGGCTGGAGTTTTGCATTCAGGAGCCAGGTCACCACTGGCCTCCAGCTTTTCAATGTTCAGTTTAATGACGAACCGATCGCCTATGAGATCAGTGTCCAGGAAGCCATTGCATTTTACTCGGGCCAGAGTCCAGCGGGGATGCAGACCAAGTACATTGACACTGCCTGGGGTATGGGAAGCATGAACTATGAGCTGGCAAAAGGAATTGACTGTCCAGAGATTGCCACCTACAGAGATGTTCACCACTTTGTGGACACAGATCAGCCAATCCGCTACAAGAACGCGTTGTGTATATTTGAATATCCTACCGGCGTACCATTGAGGAGACATTTCGACAATAATTTCAAAGGAAGCTTCAATTTCTACGGGGGTCTCGAGGGCCATGTTCTGGTGATCAGATCCACCTCCACGGTCTATAATTATGATTATCTCTGGGACTTCATCTTCTACCAGAACGGGGTGATCGAGGTCAAAGTTCACACCACTGGTtatatccactccaccttcttcacaCCTGATGGGGTAAACTATGGGACTAAAGTCCATGGCTACGTCTTGGGTAATCTCCACACACACCTCATCCATTATAAGGTGGATCTGGATGTGGCAGGTAGGTTTTACACATGGTGA